From the genome of Geobacter sp. SVR, one region includes:
- a CDS encoding GerMN domain-containing protein produces the protein MPLRKRSNISLLIPFLVVALVFGLLIWQRYRASRQTITPPHIQQPSGLHTAVLFFVADGTSLAREARQLDPCEDAEACAREVLEELFYGPVGELDDAFPEGAVPQDVHFSGNTAVVDLDRAFADQMPSGSSAEMMAVYSIVNTLCVNFPQITQVKLNIGGAHLKHLDLSAPLAPDYSLERRAEPASTVPDAAKEHT, from the coding sequence ATGCCGCTGCGCAAACGGTCCAACATCAGTCTGCTGATTCCTTTCCTGGTGGTGGCGCTGGTCTTCGGCCTGCTGATCTGGCAGAGGTACCGCGCCAGCCGTCAAACGATAACGCCCCCCCATATCCAGCAGCCTTCAGGGCTGCATACTGCCGTACTGTTTTTCGTGGCCGACGGAACCAGCTTGGCACGTGAGGCCCGTCAGTTGGACCCCTGCGAAGATGCGGAGGCATGTGCCCGGGAGGTTCTGGAAGAGCTTTTCTATGGACCGGTGGGAGAGCTGGATGATGCCTTCCCCGAAGGGGCGGTGCCGCAGGATGTGCATTTTTCCGGCAATACCGCGGTGGTCGATCTCGATCGTGCCTTTGCGGACCAAATGCCATCCGGCAGCTCGGCTGAAATGATGGCGGTCTATTCAATCGTCAATACCCTGTGCGTCAACTTTCCCCAGATCACTCAGGTGAAGCTGAATATCGGGGGAGCGCATCTGAAGCATCTCGATCTTTCGGCTCCGCTGGCTCCCGACTACAGCCTGGAGCGCCGGGCAGAGCCCGCTTCAACCGTACCGGACGCAGCAAAGGAACATACATGA
- the murI gene encoding glutamate racemase, translated as MSWQAIGIFDSGVGGLTVLREIFRALPQEDTIYFGDTARVPYGTKSPETVTRYAHEITTFLAKRDIKLLVVACNTASAVALNALKREFPIPVVGVIEPGARRAVEVTRSGRVGVIGTAGTIKSSAYSRAIKRLNPAAEVITRACPLFVPLAEEGWTDNQVARLTAQTYLQELREARVDTLVLGCTHYPLLKTVIAETMGPDVVLVDSAEETARTVAEILSKKKMMRPPSEQGNHHYYVSDIPAGFIRVGNRFLGGRLGDVYQVNLDEESAGD; from the coding sequence GTGTCCTGGCAGGCTATCGGCATATTCGACTCCGGCGTCGGCGGACTGACGGTCCTGCGCGAGATCTTCCGAGCCTTACCGCAGGAGGATACCATTTATTTCGGCGATACGGCCCGGGTTCCTTACGGCACCAAGTCGCCCGAGACGGTCACCAGATATGCCCATGAAATTACCACATTTCTGGCAAAACGCGATATCAAGCTGCTGGTGGTGGCCTGCAACACCGCCTCGGCTGTGGCGCTCAACGCATTGAAGCGCGAATTCCCGATCCCGGTCGTCGGGGTGATCGAACCGGGAGCCCGGCGGGCGGTCGAGGTGACGCGCTCGGGCCGGGTCGGGGTGATCGGTACGGCCGGCACGATCAAGAGCAGCGCCTATTCCCGTGCCATCAAGCGGCTCAATCCGGCCGCCGAGGTGATTACCCGCGCTTGTCCGCTGTTTGTGCCTCTGGCCGAAGAGGGATGGACCGACAACCAGGTGGCCCGGCTCACTGCGCAGACCTATCTGCAGGAGTTGAGGGAGGCCCGGGTGGATACGCTCGTTCTGGGCTGTACCCACTATCCGCTCCTGAAAACCGTCATAGCCGAGACAATGGGACCGGATGTCGTGCTGGTGGATTCGGCCGAGGAAACCGCCCGCACCGTTGCCGAAATCCTTTCCAAAAAGAAGATGATGCGGCCGCCTTCAGAGCAGGGCAACCATCACTATTACGTGAGCGACATTCCAGCCGGGTTCATCAGGGTGGGCAACCGCTTTCTGGGGGGACGGCTGGGGGATGTCTATCAGGTCAATCTGGACGAAGAGTCCGCGGGGGATTGA
- the hrcA gene encoding heat-inducible transcriptional repressor HrcA: MNLELPQRSRQILEAIVEDYIATAEPVGSSAVARRHAMTLSPATVRNVMARLEEQGLLISPHTSAGRVPTEKAYRLYVDSMVALRQVSRDEKRQIIRRCRQAGAGLPEILKETSRTLSSLSNYMAFVVAPSFTSDEFRHIEFLALGPRKVLAILVSRNGIVQNRLVETERDFSPDELIRMGNYLKELMEGLSISQSRERILAEMKKEKVQFDTFLSQALHLSEKAVTLEGGDIFVEGQARILDHPEFSDVRRMQDIFRAFEQKAELLQLLECCMSAEGVQIYIGSESPMSRTTGVSLITSRFVTGSNTIGMLGVIGPTRMGYSSVIPIVDYTARLVSRLLNSM, from the coding sequence ATGAATTTGGAACTCCCTCAGAGAAGCAGACAGATACTCGAAGCCATCGTTGAGGACTACATCGCTACGGCCGAGCCGGTCGGCAGCAGTGCGGTCGCCCGCCGCCATGCCATGACGCTCTCGCCGGCAACGGTACGCAACGTCATGGCCCGGCTCGAGGAGCAGGGGCTGCTGATATCGCCGCACACGTCGGCCGGCAGGGTTCCCACGGAAAAGGCCTATCGCCTGTACGTCGACTCGATGGTAGCCTTGCGCCAGGTCAGCCGCGACGAAAAAAGGCAGATCATCCGGCGCTGCCGGCAGGCCGGGGCAGGGTTGCCCGAGATCCTCAAGGAAACCAGCCGTACCCTGTCTTCCCTGTCGAACTACATGGCCTTCGTCGTGGCGCCCAGCTTCACCTCCGACGAATTTCGGCACATTGAATTCCTCGCCCTGGGTCCCCGCAAGGTACTGGCCATCCTGGTCTCGCGCAACGGCATCGTACAGAACAGGCTGGTTGAGACGGAACGGGACTTTTCTCCGGACGAGTTGATCCGGATGGGTAATTACCTGAAGGAACTCATGGAGGGGCTCTCCATCTCCCAATCCCGAGAGCGGATCCTGGCGGAGATGAAGAAGGAGAAGGTGCAGTTCGACACCTTCCTGTCCCAGGCGCTCCATTTGAGCGAAAAAGCGGTCACCCTGGAAGGGGGCGATATCTTTGTCGAAGGCCAGGCCCGCATACTCGATCACCCCGAATTCAGCGACGTCCGCCGGATGCAGGATATTTTCCGGGCCTTCGAGCAGAAAGCCGAACTGCTGCAACTACTTGAATGCTGCATGTCCGCCGAGGGAGTACAGATCTACATCGGTTCCGAGTCGCCCATGAGCCGTACGACAGGGGTCAGCCTGATCACCTCGCGTTTCGTCACCGGCAGCAACACCATCGGCATGCTGGGGGTGATCGGTCCCACCCGCATGGGTTACTCCAGCGTGATTCCGATCGTGGATTACACCGCACGGCTGGTCAGCCGGCTGCTGAACAGCATGTGA
- the grpE gene encoding nucleotide exchange factor GrpE, translating into MKNDSVDLTSEAKSAADAENQVSEAAETAASQAPATPEERIGQLEGLLAAKETECRENWDRFLRERADLENFRKRVSREKEELLNYGTKSLIEEILPVLDNMERALSHVDEQGCSPVFEGIRMTHGMLLTALKKFGVTPVEAAGAPFDPAFHQAMTQVETDQHPPNTVVEQFQKGYLLKERLLRPAMVSVATPPK; encoded by the coding sequence ATGAAAAATGACAGCGTTGATCTCACCTCAGAGGCCAAATCGGCCGCTGATGCAGAAAACCAGGTTTCCGAAGCCGCCGAGACCGCAGCATCGCAGGCCCCCGCCACGCCCGAGGAACGCATTGGCCAGCTGGAAGGGCTGCTGGCCGCCAAGGAAACGGAGTGCCGCGAAAACTGGGACCGCTTCCTGCGCGAAAGAGCCGATCTGGAAAATTTCCGCAAACGGGTCAGCCGCGAAAAAGAGGAACTGCTGAATTACGGCACAAAATCCTTGATCGAGGAGATCCTGCCGGTTCTGGACAACATGGAGCGCGCCCTGTCGCATGTTGACGAGCAGGGCTGTTCACCGGTCTTCGAAGGGATTCGCATGACCCACGGCATGCTGCTGACCGCCCTGAAGAAATTCGGCGTCACCCCTGTGGAAGCAGCCGGTGCCCCCTTTGACCCGGCCTTCCATCAGGCCATGACCCAGGTGGAAACCGACCAGCATCCCCCCAATACCGTCGTGGAACAGTTCCAGAAGGGATACCTGCTCAAGGAAAGGCTGCTCCGCCCGGCCATGGTCTCGGTCGCAACGCCTCCGAAATAG
- the dnaK gene encoding molecular chaperone DnaK, with protein sequence MSKVIGIDLGTTNSCVAIMEGGEPVVIANSEGSRTTPSMVAFAENGERLVGQQAKRQAVTNPENTLYAIKRLIGRKYESEAVKKDIAISPFKIVKADNGDAWVEVRNKRYSAPEISAIVLQKMKKTAEDYLGATVTDAVITVPAYFDDSQRQATKDAGKIAGLNVLRIINEPTAAALAYGLDKKKEEKVAVFDLGGGTFDISILELGDGVFEVKSTNGDTFLGGEDFDQLVIDWIADEFKKDQGIDLRGDKMALQRLKEAAEKAKCELSSSMETDINLPFITADASGPKHLTMKLSRAKLESICASLLAKLEGPCRTALRDAGLSASDIDEVILVGGMTRMPAVQKKVEDIFGKTPNKGVNPDEVVAIGAGIQGGVLKGDVKDVLLLDVTPLSLGIETLGGVMTRLIEKNTTIPCRKSQVFSTAADNQPAVSIHVLQGEREMSRDNKTLGNFELTGLPPAPRGVPQIEVTFDIDANGIVHVSAKDLGTGKEQSIRITASSGLSKEEIDKMVRDAEAHAEEDKRKREAIEARNHADSMVYSTEKSLKEHGDKIDAVEKGNIENKIADLKKTMEGEDAEAIKKATDELAQAAHKLAEAMYAQKAAEEGAAPGEEQPGAGTSSRSDEKVVDADFEEVKDDKKK encoded by the coding sequence ATGAGCAAAGTAATCGGAATCGACCTGGGAACAACCAACTCCTGTGTCGCCATCATGGAGGGGGGGGAACCGGTCGTTATAGCCAACTCCGAGGGGAGCCGCACAACCCCTTCGATGGTGGCCTTTGCGGAAAACGGCGAGCGCCTGGTCGGACAGCAGGCCAAACGGCAGGCCGTCACAAACCCGGAAAACACCCTGTACGCTATCAAGCGCCTGATCGGCCGCAAGTATGAATCCGAGGCGGTCAAAAAGGACATCGCCATCTCTCCCTTCAAGATCGTCAAGGCAGACAACGGCGACGCCTGGGTGGAAGTACGCAACAAGCGCTATTCAGCCCCCGAGATTTCGGCCATCGTGCTGCAGAAAATGAAGAAAACGGCTGAAGACTACCTGGGCGCGACCGTCACCGACGCCGTGATTACCGTGCCGGCTTATTTCGACGACTCCCAGCGCCAGGCCACCAAGGACGCCGGCAAGATCGCCGGCCTGAACGTCCTGCGCATCATCAACGAGCCGACCGCTGCGGCCCTGGCCTATGGCCTCGACAAGAAGAAGGAAGAAAAGGTTGCGGTATTCGACCTGGGGGGCGGTACCTTCGATATCTCCATCCTCGAACTGGGTGATGGCGTCTTTGAAGTAAAATCCACCAACGGCGACACCTTCCTGGGGGGCGAGGACTTCGACCAGCTGGTGATCGACTGGATCGCCGACGAGTTCAAGAAGGATCAAGGCATTGATCTGCGGGGCGATAAGATGGCCCTCCAGCGCCTGAAAGAGGCTGCCGAGAAGGCCAAGTGCGAGCTCTCCTCCTCGATGGAGACCGACATCAATCTGCCCTTCATCACTGCCGATGCTTCCGGTCCCAAGCACCTGACCATGAAGCTCTCCCGCGCCAAGCTCGAGTCGATCTGCGCCTCGCTGCTGGCCAAACTGGAAGGTCCGTGCCGCACCGCTCTCAGGGATGCGGGCCTGTCGGCCTCCGACATCGATGAAGTCATCCTGGTTGGTGGCATGACGCGCATGCCGGCCGTGCAGAAAAAGGTCGAAGACATCTTCGGCAAAACCCCCAACAAAGGGGTCAACCCCGACGAGGTGGTTGCCATCGGCGCAGGCATTCAGGGGGGCGTACTCAAGGGTGATGTCAAGGACGTGCTACTGCTGGACGTGACTCCGCTTTCACTGGGCATCGAGACGCTCGGTGGCGTGATGACCAGGCTGATCGAAAAGAACACCACTATTCCCTGCCGCAAGAGTCAGGTCTTCTCGACTGCGGCGGACAACCAGCCGGCCGTGTCGATCCACGTTCTGCAGGGCGAGCGCGAGATGTCCCGCGACAACAAGACCCTCGGCAACTTCGAGCTGACCGGCCTGCCGCCTGCGCCGCGCGGCGTGCCGCAAATCGAAGTCACCTTCGACATCGATGCCAACGGCATCGTGCATGTCTCGGCCAAGGACCTGGGCACCGGCAAGGAGCAGTCGATCCGCATCACCGCCTCCTCGGGCCTTTCCAAGGAGGAGATCGACAAGATGGTCCGTGACGCCGAGGCCCATGCCGAGGAAGACAAGCGCAAGCGTGAGGCGATCGAGGCCCGCAACCATGCCGACAGCATGGTCTACAGCACCGAAAAGTCCCTCAAGGAACATGGCGACAAGATCGATGCAGTGGAAAAAGGGAACATCGAGAACAAAATTGCCGACCTGAAGAAGACCATGGAAGGGGAAGACGCCGAGGCCATCAAAAAGGCCACCGACGAACTGGCCCAGGCGGCCCACAAGCTGGCCGAAGCCATGTATGCCCAGAAGGCGGCTGAAGAGGGTGCCGCCCCGGGCGAGGAACAACCCGGTGCCGGCACATCCTCCCGCAGCGACGAAAAAGTGGTCGACGCGGACTTCGAAGAAGTCAAGGACGACAAGAAGAAATAG
- the dnaJ gene encoding molecular chaperone DnaJ encodes MANGEKRDYYEVLEIHRNASETEIKKAFRKQAIQYHPDKNPGDKAAEDKFKEVTEAYEVLSDAQKRAQYDQFGHAGMSGGGFSSGGFGAGTPFGDIFGDIFGDIFGGGSSRGRTQGRRGDDLLYNLEITFEEAAFGVEKKIEVPYAKRCGTCNGSGSKPGTEPKVCPSCRGAGQVRYQQGFFSVSKTCGQCNGEGKIVSDPCPDCRGKGSVKDSKTLSIKIPGGVETGSRLKSTGDGGQGLKGGPNGDLYVAISVQPHSLFQREDNNVVCEFPISFIQASLGCEIEVPTLDGKVAMKIPEGTQSGRIYRLRGKGIPSLQGYGRGDQLVVIKVETPSNLNKKQKELLEEFARISGEEVHPLKKSFLDQVKDFLS; translated from the coding sequence TTGGCAAACGGTGAAAAACGCGATTATTACGAGGTGCTCGAGATACATCGAAACGCCTCCGAGACAGAGATCAAGAAGGCTTTCCGCAAACAGGCGATCCAGTACCATCCGGATAAAAATCCCGGTGACAAGGCAGCAGAAGACAAATTCAAGGAAGTGACCGAGGCGTACGAGGTGCTTTCCGATGCCCAGAAGCGCGCCCAGTACGACCAGTTCGGCCATGCCGGCATGTCGGGAGGCGGTTTCTCCAGCGGAGGATTCGGGGCAGGCACACCCTTTGGGGACATTTTCGGAGATATTTTCGGAGACATCTTCGGAGGGGGGTCCAGTCGTGGACGCACCCAGGGGCGGCGGGGCGACGACCTGCTCTACAACCTGGAAATCACCTTTGAAGAGGCCGCCTTCGGCGTCGAAAAGAAGATCGAGGTTCCCTACGCCAAGCGTTGCGGCACCTGCAACGGCTCCGGATCAAAGCCCGGCACCGAACCGAAGGTCTGCCCCTCCTGCCGCGGGGCGGGTCAGGTCCGTTATCAGCAGGGTTTTTTCAGTGTCAGCAAAACCTGCGGTCAATGCAACGGCGAGGGCAAGATCGTCAGCGATCCCTGCCCGGATTGCCGCGGCAAAGGGAGCGTCAAGGACAGCAAGACGCTTTCGATCAAGATACCCGGCGGGGTGGAGACCGGCTCGCGCCTGAAATCCACCGGAGACGGCGGCCAGGGTCTCAAAGGGGGCCCCAACGGCGATCTGTACGTGGCCATCAGCGTCCAGCCTCATTCTCTCTTTCAGCGTGAAGACAACAACGTTGTCTGCGAGTTTCCGATAAGCTTCATCCAGGCCTCGCTGGGGTGCGAGATCGAAGTCCCGACCCTGGACGGCAAAGTTGCCATGAAGATTCCCGAGGGGACTCAGTCGGGCAGAATTTACCGCCTGCGGGGCAAGGGGATTCCCTCGCTGCAGGGGTACGGCCGCGGCGACCAGTTGGTCGTGATCAAGGTGGAAACCCCCTCGAACCTCAACAAGAAACAGAAGGAACTGCTGGAGGAATTTGCCAGGATCAGCGGCGAAGAAGTGCACCCGTTGAAGAAGAGTTTTCTCGACCAAGTGAAGGATTTCCTGAGTTGA
- a CDS encoding cytochrome C, with amino-acid sequence MKIDKRDWFFVGLVVAVLAIFFALTGREKTKHVPFDATHRIVYDTAFKNAPGPDAPIFKRAFFKPDKKGAEVFCEPCHREKGVPFPPNHPSKNRCLFCHKLVKS; translated from the coding sequence ATGAAAATTGACAAACGCGACTGGTTTTTTGTGGGCTTGGTGGTTGCAGTGCTGGCGATCTTCTTTGCGCTGACCGGCAGGGAGAAGACAAAGCATGTGCCGTTCGATGCCACCCACCGCATCGTCTACGATACCGCGTTCAAAAATGCGCCCGGCCCGGATGCCCCGATCTTCAAACGTGCCTTTTTCAAGCCGGATAAAAAAGGAGCCGAAGTTTTCTGCGAACCGTGCCACCGCGAAAAAGGGGTCCCCTTCCCTCCCAACCACCCCTCCAAGAATCGCTGCCTGTTCTGTCACAAACTGGTCAAGTCCTGA
- a CDS encoding DUF362 domain-containing protein, with translation MDRRGFIKTVGLSSLFLNGWLRDLFAAQPPVLAVGQGTNHGTITRETLAVLGGMQRFVKPGQTVVVKPNIGWDRAPEYAATTNPIVVRTVVEECLKAGAKRVKVFDRTCNDARRCYVSSGIEAALKDLKNVEVKHLEEERFKMVSLNGKALKEWELYGEALSADVYINVPVAKHHGLSGLTLGLKNVMGIMGGNRGSLHKHLPEALADVNAVFRSHLTIIDATRVLTAHGPQGGNLADVKVLNTVIASTDIVAADAYATTLFGRKPADIAVTVAAYRRGLGEMNLEKMKIVKV, from the coding sequence ATGGATAGAAGAGGATTCATCAAGACAGTGGGGCTCTCGTCGCTCTTTCTGAACGGGTGGCTACGCGATCTTTTCGCTGCCCAGCCACCCGTGCTCGCAGTGGGGCAGGGAACCAACCACGGCACAATTACCCGCGAAACCCTCGCCGTGCTGGGGGGCATGCAGCGCTTCGTCAAGCCGGGCCAGACTGTGGTGGTGAAACCGAACATCGGCTGGGATCGGGCCCCGGAATATGCGGCCACTACAAACCCAATCGTTGTCAGGACGGTGGTGGAGGAATGCCTCAAGGCGGGCGCGAAGCGGGTGAAGGTCTTTGACCGGACCTGCAACGATGCGCGGCGCTGCTACGTTAGCAGCGGGATCGAGGCGGCCTTGAAGGACCTCAAAAATGTAGAGGTGAAGCACCTGGAGGAGGAACGCTTCAAGATGGTGTCGCTGAACGGCAAGGCACTGAAGGAGTGGGAGCTGTACGGCGAGGCCTTGTCGGCAGACGTGTACATCAATGTGCCGGTGGCAAAGCACCACGGCTTGAGCGGACTGACCCTGGGGCTGAAGAACGTCATGGGGATCATGGGAGGAAACCGGGGTTCCCTCCACAAGCATCTCCCCGAGGCCCTGGCCGACGTCAATGCCGTCTTCCGCAGCCACCTCACCATCATCGATGCCACCCGGGTACTCACTGCCCATGGCCCTCAGGGGGGCAACCTGGCGGACGTGAAGGTCCTGAACACCGTCATCGCATCCACGGATATCGTTGCGGCCGATGCCTACGCCACGACCCTCTTCGGACGCAAGCCCGCGGACATCGCCGTCACCGTTGCGGCCTACCGGCGAGGTCTGGGAGAGATGAACCTTGAAAAAATGAAGATCGTGAAGGTGTAA
- a CDS encoding 4Fe-4S binding protein — protein sequence MKKLVSARVSQLLFLALFLLLFLMTEYRGSDRIVAAANGFFRANALTAASTLLAVKTYVPLLLPGLLMLVLTVFLGRFFCGWICPLGTILDLATGRIRKVGPIRSLQGNAKYWLLVPLLTASLFKINLAGLLDPIALLQRALTFFFHPLLGETVRGGWRSLYGLVGERRDLLDPGYRLIANYLLPFRETLYPLAFLSAALFFLILFLERYEERAWCRRLCPLGTLLGLATRLGPLRRVPTKLCPDCRACQDLCPTSFDRELLQMEECILCMKCAVGCPSRRVRFSLGFRGRRPDQGPVMERRVLLGGMLSGFVLVKTLGFRNPERQNRLLRPPGVRSEGEFLEKCVRCGECMKVCLRSALYPAFLQAGVEGMYTPMLVPRLGYCEYNCTLCGQVCPTGAIPDLPPAQKKREVIGKAVLDKNRCIPFARRIDCIVCEEHCPIPQKAIRSEVVEIAGFDGKTVQVKQPYVVEELCNGCGICENVCPLEGKAGIDVFAVTTRTPLAEPGYGAPDQPANQPADPYAGGNS from the coding sequence GTGAAGAAACTTGTCTCAGCCCGGGTTTCGCAACTGCTCTTTCTCGCCCTGTTCCTGCTCCTGTTCCTGATGACCGAGTACCGGGGCAGCGACCGGATCGTGGCCGCGGCCAACGGTTTTTTCCGGGCAAACGCCCTCACCGCCGCCAGCACGCTGCTGGCCGTAAAGACCTATGTGCCGCTCCTGCTGCCCGGGCTTCTGATGCTGGTCTTGACGGTGTTCCTCGGACGTTTTTTCTGCGGCTGGATCTGCCCGCTGGGGACGATCCTGGACCTGGCTACCGGCAGAATCCGCAAAGTGGGGCCGATCAGGAGCCTGCAGGGCAACGCCAAATACTGGCTTCTGGTGCCGCTCCTGACCGCCTCCCTGTTCAAGATCAACCTGGCGGGGCTGCTGGACCCCATTGCCCTGCTGCAGCGGGCCCTGACCTTTTTCTTCCATCCGCTCCTGGGCGAGACCGTGCGCGGCGGCTGGAGGTCCCTCTACGGGCTGGTCGGCGAGCGGCGCGACCTGCTCGACCCCGGCTACCGTCTCATTGCGAACTACCTGCTCCCTTTCCGGGAAACCCTCTACCCCCTTGCCTTTCTCTCGGCCGCGCTCTTCTTTCTGATCCTGTTCCTGGAGCGCTACGAGGAGCGCGCCTGGTGCCGCCGGCTCTGCCCCTTGGGCACCCTCCTGGGACTGGCCACCCGTCTCGGCCCCCTGCGGCGCGTTCCGACCAAGCTCTGTCCCGACTGCCGGGCATGCCAGGATCTCTGCCCCACTTCCTTTGATCGGGAACTGCTGCAAATGGAGGAGTGTATCCTCTGCATGAAGTGCGCGGTAGGGTGCCCCTCCCGACGGGTGCGTTTCAGCCTCGGTTTCCGCGGCCGGCGCCCCGACCAGGGGCCGGTGATGGAACGGCGGGTGCTGCTGGGTGGCATGCTCTCCGGCTTCGTCTTGGTGAAGACCCTGGGGTTCCGGAACCCGGAGCGGCAGAACCGATTACTGCGCCCGCCAGGGGTCCGCAGTGAAGGGGAATTCCTGGAGAAGTGCGTCCGCTGCGGGGAATGCATGAAGGTCTGCCTGCGGAGCGCCCTGTATCCGGCCTTTCTGCAGGCGGGGGTGGAGGGGATGTACACGCCGATGCTGGTGCCGCGCCTCGGCTACTGCGAGTACAACTGCACCCTGTGCGGTCAGGTCTGTCCCACCGGGGCCATTCCGGATCTGCCCCCGGCCCAGAAGAAGCGGGAAGTGATCGGCAAGGCGGTCCTGGACAAGAACCGCTGCATCCCCTTTGCGCGGCGCATCGACTGCATCGTCTGCGAGGAGCACTGCCCCATACCCCAGAAGGCGATCCGGTCCGAGGTAGTGGAAATCGCCGGCTTCGACGGAAAAACAGTACAGGTGAAGCAGCCCTATGTGGTGGAGGAGCTGTGCAACGGCTGCGGCATCTGCGAGAATGTCTGCCCCTTGGAGGGCAAGGCGGGCATCGATGTCTTCGCGGTCACCACCAGAACACCTCTGGCGGAGCCGGGATACGGAGCGCCGGATCAGCCCGCCAACCAGCCTGCCGATCCTTATGCCGGGGGAAACTCATGA
- a CDS encoding class I SAM-dependent RNA methyltransferase, with translation MKELTHVIRKGNRPAAKPDIPLDCFAAVPRGAEEVAARELEALGIEGAKVGRGGVSFVTNREGLYRANLWLRTASRILVQLAVFPCSSPEELYQGVHALGWAGLITPAMTLAVDCSLRDSSLTHSGFVALKTKDAIVDRIREACGSRPSVDTSSPDVRINVHLLKNVCTVSLDSSGDALDRRGYRLERTEAPLRETLAATIVALTGWDGSIPLVDPMCGSGTIPIEAALMAARIPPGLQRPFGFQRWLGYDRNVWDRLLKEADNGVRQIPVGLVTGYDQDSQSLARATKNAAKAGFQGQLHFFHAALEAFRPEAERGVVIINPPYGKRLGEEEELKELYCQIGDIMKQRCRGWTGFVITGNLELAKYIGLKASRRFVLFNGPIECRLLKYELY, from the coding sequence ATGAAGGAACTGACACACGTCATCAGAAAAGGGAACCGGCCGGCAGCAAAGCCTGATATCCCCTTGGACTGTTTTGCAGCCGTGCCGCGCGGCGCCGAGGAAGTCGCCGCCCGCGAGCTCGAAGCGCTGGGCATCGAGGGGGCGAAGGTCGGTCGGGGCGGTGTGTCCTTCGTCACCAACCGGGAAGGGCTGTACCGGGCCAACCTGTGGCTGCGCACGGCCAGCCGCATCCTGGTGCAGCTGGCCGTTTTTCCCTGCTCGAGCCCCGAAGAGCTCTACCAGGGAGTACACGCTTTGGGCTGGGCCGGACTGATCACCCCTGCCATGACTCTGGCGGTGGACTGCAGCCTGCGCGATTCCAGCCTGACGCATTCGGGCTTCGTGGCGCTCAAGACCAAGGATGCCATTGTTGACCGCATCCGGGAGGCGTGCGGCTCACGCCCCAGTGTCGACACCTCCTCGCCGGATGTGCGCATCAACGTGCATCTGCTGAAGAACGTCTGCACCGTCAGCCTTGACAGCTCAGGTGATGCGCTGGACCGCCGCGGCTATCGTCTCGAACGGACCGAGGCGCCGCTCAGGGAGACACTGGCTGCCACCATAGTTGCCCTGACCGGGTGGGATGGCTCGATCCCCCTGGTCGACCCGATGTGCGGTTCCGGGACGATCCCGATTGAGGCGGCCCTGATGGCGGCCCGCATACCCCCGGGCCTGCAGCGCCCATTCGGGTTCCAGCGATGGCTCGGGTATGACAGGAACGTATGGGACAGGCTGCTGAAAGAGGCTGATAACGGCGTGCGGCAAATACCGGTCGGTTTGGTGACCGGGTATGATCAGGACAGCCAGTCTTTGGCGCGCGCGACGAAAAATGCCGCCAAGGCAGGATTTCAGGGCCAGCTTCATTTCTTTCATGCAGCCCTGGAGGCCTTCCGGCCCGAGGCGGAGCGCGGGGTGGTGATCATCAACCCGCCGTACGGCAAGCGGCTGGGAGAGGAAGAAGAGTTGAAAGAGCTTTACTGCCAGATCGGCGATATCATGAAGCAGCGCTGCCGGGGCTGGACCGGTTTCGTCATTACCGGCAATCTCGAACTGGCCAAGTACATCGGCCTCAAGGCTTCGCGCCGCTTCGTCCTGTTCAACGGGCCGATCGAATGCCGGCTTTTGAAGTACGAGTTGTACTGA
- the coaE gene encoding dephospho-CoA kinase (Dephospho-CoA kinase (CoaE) performs the final step in coenzyme A biosynthesis.), producing the protein MRVIGLTGGIATGKSSVARFIAELGGAVIDADELSRQVVSPGSPGLERLVAVFGEEMLLPDGSLDRKRLGRVVFVDDEQRRRLEQIVHPEIRRLAAERIAAAADEGHRTVFYMAPLLIEAGASELVDEIWVVTVDPEVQLERLMLRDGITREEALRITACQMPLGEKARHGRIVIDNSGPPAETQRLVKDIWLKEIGSEL; encoded by the coding sequence ATTCGCGTGATAGGCCTCACCGGAGGCATTGCCACCGGGAAGAGCAGTGTGGCCCGTTTCATCGCGGAGCTGGGTGGCGCTGTTATCGATGCGGACGAGCTCTCGCGCCAGGTGGTCAGTCCCGGTAGTCCCGGACTGGAACGGCTGGTGGCCGTTTTCGGCGAGGAGATGCTGTTGCCGGACGGCAGTCTTGACCGCAAGCGGCTGGGAAGAGTCGTTTTCGTCGACGACGAACAGCGTCGCCGACTCGAGCAGATCGTGCATCCGGAAATCAGACGCCTGGCGGCTGAACGGATTGCTGCCGCAGCGGACGAGGGGCACCGCACGGTCTTCTACATGGCGCCGCTGCTGATCGAGGCCGGCGCCAGCGAGCTGGTGGATGAGATATGGGTGGTGACGGTCGATCCGGAAGTGCAGTTGGAACGGCTGATGCTCAGGGATGGGATTACTCGGGAAGAAGCCTTGCGCATCACTGCCTGCCAGATGCCGTTAGGCGAAAAGGCACGCCATGGCAGGATCGTGATCGATAACAGTGGCCCACCGGCAGAGACGCAGCGCCTGGTGAAGGATATCTGGCTGAAGGAGATAGGTAGCGAACTATGA